One genomic segment of Synechocystis sp. LKSZ1 includes these proteins:
- a CDS encoding diguanylate cyclase, whose product MSPNSGRFPPWETLFLINGGLAIAYAIAVQISLHLATLPGNVAIIWLPSALSFPLVYRWGPKVFGGIVIGSFMGLIPSLMELDLHQSFGSWIVVQGGCALGNCLQPWVATRILRRWAKNPLLFAESQSLGVFLLAALVSPLVSALIGVGLLASFQVITWAEFTYSFLFWWIASVMAHIVFSPMIFLWRSDASPPRRHPWESSLLLTIVFLILGLIFIYQLHLEYLLFLTVLWSVFRLSQRSALGLTALISVLFILYTSKSDGALFWIAPRASALLIHSYVAYFLLQSYILTLSITTLALSVILQERRQAQGQLLALYGNLESLVEARTQELSEAKQQLLAVNRELESKAHLDSLTGIPNRRSFDERIGVEWRRLSRLQAPLSLLLLDVDYFKRYNDDCGHPQGDRCLQDIARTLQNVIQRSEDFLARYGGEEFVVILPHTDLAGAMTVANKIHEAMFEQNIPHPQSLVSSRVTLSIGMSSQIPQPQDSWADLLSQADQALYEAKKRGRNCSVACQADGCTQL is encoded by the coding sequence ATGTCACCCAATTCTGGACGATTCCCCCCGTGGGAGACTCTGTTCCTCATCAATGGCGGTCTGGCTATTGCCTATGCCATTGCAGTACAAATTAGTTTGCATCTAGCGACTCTGCCAGGGAATGTCGCCATTATTTGGTTGCCGTCGGCCCTATCCTTTCCCCTGGTATATCGCTGGGGGCCGAAGGTGTTTGGGGGGATTGTTATCGGCTCCTTCATGGGTCTAATCCCCTCCTTAATGGAACTAGATCTACACCAGTCCTTCGGGTCTTGGATTGTGGTTCAAGGGGGCTGTGCCTTGGGGAATTGTCTCCAACCCTGGGTAGCAACTCGGATCCTACGACGATGGGCCAAAAATCCGTTGCTGTTTGCGGAGAGTCAATCCCTGGGGGTTTTTCTGCTGGCGGCTCTGGTTTCTCCCTTGGTCTCTGCCTTGATCGGCGTTGGCCTGTTAGCCAGTTTTCAGGTGATTACCTGGGCCGAATTCACCTATTCTTTTTTATTTTGGTGGATTGCCAGCGTCATGGCCCACATTGTTTTTTCACCTATGATTTTTCTGTGGCGGAGTGATGCGTCTCCTCCCCGTCGTCATCCCTGGGAAAGTTCCCTACTACTCACAATCGTTTTCCTGATTCTGGGCCTGATTTTTATCTACCAATTGCATCTCGAGTATTTGCTCTTTTTAACAGTGCTTTGGTCGGTGTTTCGTCTCAGTCAACGCAGTGCCCTCGGGCTAACAGCCTTGATATCTGTGCTGTTTATCCTCTATACCAGCAAAAGCGATGGTGCTCTTTTTTGGATTGCTCCCCGAGCGTCAGCCCTATTAATCCATAGCTATGTGGCCTATTTTCTACTGCAGAGCTATATTTTGACCCTATCCATCACCACCTTGGCCCTGTCGGTGATTCTCCAGGAACGTCGCCAGGCCCAAGGCCAATTGTTGGCCCTCTACGGCAACCTTGAATCTTTGGTAGAAGCCAGAACCCAAGAGTTATCAGAGGCTAAACAACAATTACTGGCTGTAAATCGAGAGCTGGAATCGAAGGCCCACTTGGATAGCTTAACGGGAATTCCCAATCGTCGTTCCTTTGATGAGCGCATTGGGGTAGAGTGGCGGCGTCTCAGTCGGCTCCAGGCCCCCCTCTCTCTGCTTCTTCTCGATGTTGACTATTTCAAGCGCTACAACGATGACTGCGGCCATCCCCAGGGAGACCGTTGTTTGCAAGACATCGCCCGCACCCTTCAAAACGTGATTCAGCGCTCAGAAGACTTTCTGGCACGCTATGGTGGGGAGGAATTTGTGGTAATTTTGCCCCATACTGACCTAGCCGGGGCCATGACCGTGGCCAACAAAATCCATGAGGCCATGTTTGAGCAAAATATTCCCCATCCCCAATCCTTGGTGAGTAGCCGAGTCACCCTGAGTATTGGCATGAGTAGCCAGATTCCCCAGCCTCAAGACTCTTGGGCAGACCTCCTCTCTCAGGCCGACCAGGCCCTCTACGAAGCCAAGAAAAGGGGCCGCAATTGTTCGGTGGCCTGTCAGGCCGATGGCTGTACACAACTTTAG
- a CDS encoding heme oxygenase (biliverdin-producing) encodes MTHLAQALREGTQQSHTLSENTAYMKCFLKGIVETEPFRKLLANLYFVYTTLEAELARLQDHPILSQVYFPELNRQDNLAKDLAFYYGENWPAEIAPLPSGQTYVSRIQEIAQTQPELLIAHAYTRYLGDLSGGQALSRIVRSALKLPEGQGTAFYEFEQIPTIEAKRAFKENYRQALDALSLSPEQVEAIVAEANLAFALNRDVMHDLEPDVKAAVGEHVFDLLTRQDRPGSTEGRPGRREVPLATV; translated from the coding sequence ATGACCCACCTCGCCCAAGCCCTCCGGGAAGGCACCCAACAATCCCACACCCTTTCGGAAAATACGGCCTACATGAAGTGTTTTCTCAAGGGCATTGTGGAAACCGAACCCTTCCGTAAACTCTTGGCTAATCTCTACTTCGTCTATACTACCCTCGAAGCCGAATTGGCCCGTCTGCAAGATCATCCCATCCTCAGTCAAGTCTATTTCCCAGAACTAAACCGTCAGGATAACTTAGCCAAAGACCTCGCTTTTTACTACGGCGAAAACTGGCCAGCAGAGATTGCTCCCCTGCCCTCGGGCCAAACCTACGTCAGCCGTATTCAAGAAATTGCCCAGACGCAACCAGAGCTATTGATCGCCCATGCCTATACCCGTTACCTAGGAGATCTGTCGGGGGGCCAGGCCCTGAGCCGGATTGTGCGATCGGCCCTGAAGTTACCCGAGGGCCAAGGAACCGCTTTCTACGAGTTTGAGCAGATTCCCACTATCGAGGCCAAACGGGCCTTTAAGGAAAACTATCGTCAGGCGTTAGATGCGCTGTCCCTCAGTCCAGAACAGGTAGAAGCGATTGTGGCCGAAGCGAATTTAGCCTTTGCTCTGAATCGAGATGTGATGCACGACCTCGAACCCGATGTCAAAGCTGCCGTTGGAGAGCATGTTTTCGATCTGCTGACTCGCCAAGACCGGCCGGGTAGTACGGAAGGGCGTCCTGGTCGGAGAGAAGTGCCCCTCGCGACGGTTTAA
- a CDS encoding NUDIX hydrolase — translation MLTRLWQIGKTVLGLLLRHPVTGVSLIPILPDGRFVLVQRRDTGQWGLPGGLVDWGETIEKTAERELQEETGLNLVAIEGLVGVYSAPERDPRTHSICIFLAVKASGPMTVGDTAEIQDVAAFTREQLPLGNLAHDHDRQLQDFFAGKTIIA, via the coding sequence GTGCTAACTCGTCTTTGGCAGATTGGTAAAACGGTTTTGGGCCTCCTGCTACGACATCCCGTCACTGGCGTGAGTCTGATTCCAATTCTTCCGGATGGTCGATTCGTACTGGTGCAACGCCGTGATACGGGCCAGTGGGGGCTTCCCGGTGGCCTGGTCGATTGGGGAGAAACCATTGAGAAAACGGCGGAGCGAGAACTTCAGGAAGAAACCGGCCTAAATCTAGTGGCGATCGAGGGCCTGGTGGGGGTTTATTCTGCTCCTGAGCGTGACCCCAGAACTCACTCCATTTGTATTTTCCTAGCCGTGAAAGCATCTGGGCCCATGACCGTTGGAGACACAGCGGAGATCCAAGACGTAGCGGCCTTTACGCGAGAGCAGTTGCCCCTAGGCAATTTAGCCCACGACCATGACCGTCAGTTACAAGACTTCTTTGCTGGTAAAACTATTATTGCTTAA
- the acsF gene encoding magnesium-protoporphyrin IX monomethyl ester (oxidative) cyclase: MVNTLPKPSAVSVPAEPMMKESLLTPRFYITDFEAAANLDLSRQEEELQAMLTEMKNDYNRDHFVRDAEYQQAFDNLDEEARQAFIDYLERSCVSEFSGFLLFKELSRKLKGRNQILADIFHLMARDEARHAGFLNKAMGDFNVSLDLGRLTKSRTYTFFPLEWVIYTVYLSEKIGYWRYIIIFRHLEKHPEHQFSPLFNYFESWCQDENRHGDIFKALLRSQPTMWQTWQSRLWSRFFLLSVFVTHSLTVHERSNFYVTLGLDPTEFDQEVIRKTNETSARAFPTVLNTEHPDFFPRLNRCAQHNLAASAINEDKGPFKFLRKLPHYTAIFWNFFRLFLISPLDAELDRGTVR; encoded by the coding sequence ATGGTTAACACCCTACCGAAGCCCTCTGCCGTTAGTGTCCCTGCGGAGCCGATGATGAAGGAGAGCTTGCTGACGCCCCGGTTTTACATCACGGATTTTGAAGCGGCTGCCAACCTCGACCTCTCCCGCCAAGAGGAGGAGCTTCAGGCCATGTTGACCGAAATGAAAAACGACTATAACCGGGATCATTTCGTCCGGGATGCGGAATACCAACAGGCCTTTGATAACCTCGACGAAGAGGCTCGCCAGGCCTTTATTGATTACCTGGAGCGTTCCTGCGTTTCCGAATTTTCCGGCTTTTTGCTCTTTAAGGAACTGTCCCGCAAGCTCAAGGGCCGTAATCAAATTCTGGCGGATATTTTCCACCTTATGGCCCGGGACGAGGCTCGCCACGCGGGTTTCCTCAATAAAGCCATGGGGGATTTTAATGTTTCCCTGGATCTGGGTCGCCTGACTAAAAGCCGCACCTACACTTTCTTTCCCCTGGAATGGGTGATTTATACCGTCTATCTCTCGGAAAAGATCGGTTACTGGCGCTACATCATTATTTTTCGCCACCTGGAAAAACACCCAGAACACCAATTTTCCCCCCTCTTCAATTACTTTGAGAGCTGGTGCCAGGATGAAAACCGCCACGGCGATATTTTTAAGGCGCTCCTGCGTTCCCAACCGACGATGTGGCAGACCTGGCAGTCTCGTCTCTGGAGTCGTTTCTTCCTACTGTCCGTCTTTGTGACCCATAGCCTCACCGTCCATGAACGCTCTAATTTCTACGTCACCCTGGGCCTAGACCCCACGGAATTTGATCAGGAAGTGATCCGTAAGACTAACGAAACCTCAGCTCGGGCCTTCCCCACTGTATTGAATACCGAGCATCCTGACTTTTTCCCTCGCCTGAACCGTTGTGCCCAACATAACCTGGCCGCTAGTGCCATTAACGAGGATAAAGGCCCCTTTAAGTTTTTGCGGAAATTGCCCCACTACACGGCCATTTTCTGGAATTTCTTCCGTTTATTCCTGATTTCTCCCCTCGATGCGGAATTAGACCGGGGAACCGTTCGCTAA
- a CDS encoding TIGR00297 family protein, with the protein MRSLPMFDFIQDLNPWLLALALNSVLLALALALPKKLLTPAGYGHAWLLGVIIWGGLGWRGYVLVMVYFLVGSAVTKIGLSQKTALGIAEKRSGQRGPENVWGSASTAALCALLILVVAPVWHPLLWLGYTASFSTKLADTCASEVGKAYGQRTFLITTFKPVPRGTEGAVSLEGTLAGIIGSFIIASLACGLGVITVWGFLWTILAAFIATNLESVLGATLQSRWPWLTNEVVNGINTLLGAVIAVALAWYGAIS; encoded by the coding sequence ATGCGTTCCCTCCCAATGTTCGACTTTATTCAAGACCTTAATCCGTGGTTGTTGGCCCTGGCCCTGAATAGTGTCCTGCTGGCTCTGGCCCTAGCCCTGCCGAAAAAATTATTGACCCCGGCAGGCTACGGCCATGCCTGGCTCCTGGGCGTGATCATTTGGGGCGGGCTAGGTTGGCGGGGCTATGTTCTGGTCATGGTCTATTTCCTAGTGGGTTCCGCGGTCACTAAAATTGGCCTCTCGCAAAAGACGGCCCTGGGTATTGCCGAAAAACGCTCCGGCCAGCGAGGGCCTGAAAATGTTTGGGGGTCTGCCTCCACGGCCGCCCTTTGTGCTTTGTTGATCCTAGTGGTGGCCCCGGTATGGCATCCCCTGCTCTGGTTGGGTTATACGGCTAGTTTTAGCACCAAATTAGCGGATACCTGTGCGAGTGAAGTGGGCAAGGCCTACGGCCAACGGACTTTCTTAATTACAACCTTTAAACCGGTTCCTCGGGGAACAGAAGGAGCTGTGAGCCTGGAGGGAACCTTGGCGGGGATTATCGGTAGTTTCATTATTGCGAGTTTGGCCTGTGGCCTGGGCGTGATTACGGTCTGGGGCTTCCTCTGGACGATACTTGCCGCCTTTATTGCCACTAATCTGGAAAGCGTCCTGGGGGCGACTCTGCAAAGCCGTTGGCCCTGGCTGACCAACGAAGTAGTAAATGGGATTAATACTCTGCTTGGGGCCGTGATTGCGGTGGCCCTGGCCTGGTATGGGGCAATAAGCTGA
- a CDS encoding ParA family protein, with protein MIIAITALKGGVGKTTTAIHLAAYLQQKAPTLLIDADRNRSALIWSREEKLPFYVASQAGATSLIRKYPHIIIDTRARPEAEEFRDLADGSDLLIVPTTPNHLDLDATFKAVEQLSSLKVNYKILLTKVDARTKGGQQARQLLEAENLPLFKTEIPLLVAFERASHKGVIIRDYSDPRSALAWGRYKAVGQEILP; from the coding sequence ATGATTATTGCAATCACTGCGCTCAAGGGCGGGGTCGGCAAAACCACCACTGCCATTCATCTGGCGGCCTATCTACAACAAAAGGCCCCGACGCTCCTGATTGATGCTGACCGCAATCGCTCGGCCCTGATTTGGTCTCGGGAGGAAAAGCTTCCTTTCTATGTGGCGTCCCAGGCTGGTGCCACCAGTTTAATCCGCAAATATCCCCACATCATTATCGACACTCGGGCCCGGCCAGAGGCAGAAGAATTCCGGGATCTCGCCGATGGCAGTGATCTTTTGATTGTCCCCACTACCCCCAATCACCTTGACCTGGATGCAACCTTTAAGGCGGTTGAACAGTTGTCCTCCTTAAAAGTGAATTATAAAATTCTGCTCACCAAGGTTGATGCCCGAACCAAGGGCGGCCAGCAGGCCCGGCAGTTACTCGAAGCTGAAAACCTACCGCTCTTTAAGACAGAAATTCCTCTCCTAGTGGCCTTTGAGCGAGCTTCCCACAAAGGAGTCATCATTCGTGATTATTCCGATCCCCGCTCGGCCCTGGCCTGGGGGCGCTACAAGGCCGTTGGCCAAGAAATTCTACCCTAA
- the hemF gene encoding oxygen-dependent coproporphyrinogen oxidase, translated as MSHSVLTPSSTVPAVVAPPSDAKARAKQFVQGLQDNICAALEALDGQAKFREDTWQRPEGGEGRTRVIQNGRVFEQGGVNFSEVWGETLPPSILTQRPEAAGHTFYATGTSMVLHPRNPYVPTVHLNYRYFEAGPIWWFGGGVDLTPYYPFVEDVVHFHQTIKQACDRHHPEYYPAFKRWCDEYFYLKHRQETRGVGGIFFDYQDQRGLLYAGHNTDGEAYRYSQQVGPVQRSWEDLFAFAQSCGKSFLPSYLPIAEKRCELPYGDRERDFQLYRRGRYVEFNLVYDRGTIFGLQTQGRTESILMSLPPLARWQYCYEAEPGTPEAGLAETFLKPQDWVNWRV; from the coding sequence ATGAGTCATTCAGTTCTGACCCCATCCTCCACTGTTCCAGCGGTAGTTGCTCCTCCTAGCGATGCCAAGGCCCGAGCCAAGCAGTTTGTGCAGGGCCTCCAAGACAATATTTGTGCCGCCCTAGAGGCCCTGGATGGCCAGGCCAAATTTCGGGAAGATACCTGGCAACGGCCCGAAGGCGGTGAAGGTCGGACGCGGGTGATCCAAAACGGCCGAGTTTTTGAACAGGGCGGCGTCAATTTTTCGGAAGTGTGGGGCGAAACCCTGCCCCCATCGATCCTGACCCAACGGCCGGAAGCGGCGGGCCATACCTTTTATGCGACGGGAACCTCGATGGTGCTCCATCCCCGCAATCCCTACGTTCCCACGGTGCATTTGAATTATCGTTATTTTGAAGCCGGCCCCATCTGGTGGTTTGGCGGCGGGGTGGATTTAACCCCCTACTATCCCTTTGTGGAAGACGTGGTGCATTTCCATCAAACCATTAAGCAGGCCTGTGACCGTCATCATCCAGAGTACTATCCCGCCTTCAAACGCTGGTGTGATGAATATTTCTACCTGAAACATCGCCAGGAAACCCGCGGCGTGGGAGGCATTTTCTTCGACTACCAAGACCAACGGGGCCTACTCTATGCGGGTCACAATACCGATGGGGAAGCCTACCGCTACAGTCAACAAGTCGGCCCGGTTCAGCGCAGTTGGGAAGACCTGTTTGCCTTTGCCCAGAGCTGTGGGAAGTCTTTCCTGCCCAGTTATTTGCCCATTGCCGAAAAACGCTGTGAACTCCCCTACGGCGACCGGGAACGGGACTTTCAACTCTATCGCCGGGGCCGCTATGTGGAATTTAACTTGGTCTATGACCGAGGCACCATCTTTGGCCTGCAAACCCAAGGCCGTACCGAATCGATCCTGATGTCGTTACCACCCCTGGCCCGCTGGCAATACTGCTACGAAGCAGAACCTGGAACCCCGGAAGCCGGCCTGGCGGAAACCTTCCTCAAGCCCCAGGACTGGGTGAATTGGAGAGTTTAA